In a single window of the Caulobacter soli genome:
- a CDS encoding alpha/beta fold hydrolase produces the protein MTDLHRFQSFDGVSIGYRTLGDGWPTLMLHGFLASAESNWFLPGIAAAVAATGRKIIAPDLRGHGRSDAPTDPAAWPSDVLARDQEALIAHLHLSDYDLVGYSLGARTAVRMLVRGARPRRLVLGGMGDSGLMAAGARAAMFEDSIRHGDAAKDPRAGRRVHAMMAAGGLKPEAMLGVLTSFVATSAAEIAGIDVPTLVVAGQRDDDNGSVEGLAAMMPDARGARVPGDHLSAVMEPALAAEIAGFLGDSGG, from the coding sequence ATGACGGACCTGCACCGCTTCCAGAGCTTCGACGGCGTCTCCATCGGCTACCGCACGCTGGGCGACGGCTGGCCGACCCTGATGCTGCACGGCTTCCTGGCCAGCGCCGAGAGCAACTGGTTCCTGCCGGGGATCGCCGCCGCCGTGGCCGCGACCGGTCGCAAGATCATCGCCCCGGACCTACGCGGCCACGGTCGCTCGGACGCCCCGACCGATCCCGCCGCCTGGCCGTCCGACGTGCTGGCCCGCGACCAGGAGGCCCTGATCGCCCACCTGCACCTCTCCGACTACGACCTGGTCGGCTATTCGCTGGGCGCGCGGACGGCGGTGCGGATGCTGGTGCGGGGCGCGCGGCCGAGGCGGCTGGTGCTGGGCGGCATGGGCGACAGCGGCCTGATGGCGGCCGGGGCGCGGGCCGCGATGTTCGAGGACAGCATCCGCCACGGCGACGCGGCCAAGGATCCTCGGGCTGGTCGGCGGGTGCACGCGATGATGGCGGCGGGCGGCCTGAAACCGGAGGCGATGCTGGGCGTGCTGACCTCGTTCGTGGCGACGAGCGCGGCGGAGATCGCGGGGATCGACGTCCCGACCCTGGTGGTGGCCGGCCAGCGGGACGATGACAACGGCTCGGTCGAGGGCCTGGCGGCGATGATGCCGGACGCGCGCGGGGCGCGGGTTCCGGGGGATCATCTGAGCGCGGTCATGGAGCCGGCGCTGGCGGCTGAGATTGCAGGGTTTCTAGGGGATAGCGGCGGCTGA
- a CDS encoding AMP nucleosidase yields the protein MSNQEKAIAAVEKLNEDYERAVDALRTALRAYLEHGTRPDPQARFDGTFAYPELRLIYDPEALPPKLARSYARVSRPGVYATTITKPNQFKDYLVEQLTLLLNDFEVEIEIDRSNQEIPYPYVLDASIDLNQADVRSEDIARFFPTTDLAFIGDEIADGVWNPAMEEARPLALFDGLRTDFSLARLRHYTGAPAEHVQQFILFTNYHRYVDEFVRWGIEQLGQDGSPYEALSCSGGLMITANTANPELAVAESTWRKHQMPAYHLMAPSGRGITLVNIGVGPSNAKTICDHLAVLRPQAWLMIGHCGGLRDTQTIGDYVLAHAYLRDDHVLDAVLPPEIPVPSIAEVQRALYDASKAISGDSGDQLKKRLRTGTVVTTDDRNWELRHSLSALRFNQSRAVAIDMESATIAAQGYRFRVPYGTLLCVSDKPLHGEIKLPGQANAFYERAISQHLQIGILTCKLLLEEGPNLHSRKLRAFDEPPFR from the coding sequence ATGTCAAACCAAGAAAAAGCAATCGCCGCCGTTGAGAAGCTCAACGAAGACTACGAACGCGCCGTCGACGCCCTGCGGACCGCGCTACGCGCCTATCTCGAACACGGAACCCGGCCCGACCCGCAAGCGCGGTTCGACGGCACGTTCGCCTATCCCGAACTGCGCCTGATCTATGATCCCGAGGCCCTGCCGCCCAAGCTGGCGCGCTCCTACGCCCGGGTCAGCCGGCCCGGCGTCTACGCCACCACCATCACCAAGCCCAACCAGTTCAAGGACTACCTGGTCGAGCAGCTGACCCTGCTGCTCAACGACTTCGAGGTCGAGATCGAGATCGACCGTTCGAACCAGGAAATCCCCTATCCCTACGTGCTGGACGCCAGCATCGACCTGAACCAGGCCGACGTCCGCTCCGAGGACATCGCCCGCTTCTTTCCGACCACGGACCTGGCCTTCATCGGCGACGAGATCGCCGACGGGGTGTGGAACCCGGCGATGGAGGAGGCCCGGCCGCTGGCCCTGTTCGACGGCCTGCGCACCGACTTCTCGCTGGCCCGCCTGCGCCACTACACCGGCGCCCCGGCCGAGCACGTGCAGCAGTTCATCCTGTTCACCAACTATCATCGCTATGTCGACGAGTTCGTGCGCTGGGGCATCGAGCAGCTGGGGCAGGACGGTAGCCCTTACGAGGCGCTGTCGTGCTCGGGCGGGCTGATGATCACCGCCAACACCGCCAATCCCGAACTGGCGGTGGCGGAGTCGACCTGGCGCAAGCACCAGATGCCGGCCTACCACCTGATGGCCCCCAGCGGCCGGGGCATCACCCTGGTCAATATCGGCGTCGGCCCGTCCAACGCCAAGACCATCTGCGACCACCTGGCCGTGCTTCGTCCGCAAGCATGGCTGATGATCGGCCACTGCGGCGGCCTGCGCGACACCCAGACCATCGGCGACTACGTGCTGGCCCACGCCTATCTGCGCGACGACCACGTGCTGGACGCGGTGTTGCCGCCCGAGATCCCGGTGCCGTCGATCGCCGAGGTCCAGCGCGCCCTCTACGACGCCTCCAAGGCGATCAGCGGCGACAGCGGCGACCAGCTCAAGAAGCGCCTGCGGACGGGCACGGTGGTCACCACCGACGACCGCAACTGGGAACTGCGCCACAGCCTCTCGGCCCTGCGCTTCAACCAGAGCCGCGCGGTGGCCATCGACATGGAATCGGCCACCATCGCCGCCCAGGGCTACCGCTTTCGGGTGCCGTACGGCACGCTGCTGTGCGTCTCGGACAAGCCGCTGCACGGCGAGATCAAGCTGCCGGGCCAGGCCAACGCGTTCTACGAGCGGGCCATCAGCCAACACCTGCAGATCGGGATCCTGACCTGCAAGCTGCTGCTGGAGGAAGGGCCGAACCTGCACTCGCGGAAGCTCCGGGCGTTCGACGAGCCGCCGTTCCGGTGA
- a CDS encoding dicarboxylate/amino acid:cation symporter: protein MNKRFAYLIIASMILGVLVGWACNQYLDAAQTAEAVKWFKMGTDLFLRLIKMIIAPLVLTTLVAGIAHMEDAAAVGRIGAKTMGWFISASAVSLLLGLAMVHLLHPGAGLVLNEATNVAANAPAASTETFTLQGFLIHLVPTSIFDALAKNEILQIVVFSVFVGTAVASLDNKAPQIMELAEQGAQIMLKVTGFVMKLAPLAIFCALASTIADQGISMLVVYGKFVVGFYATMGTLWLLLFLAAFAVLGKRAIPLFGAIRDPALLAFSTASSEAAYPRILDALPKLGIRRRIVSFVLPLGYSFNLDGSMLYCTFATIFILQAHGVHLTVQQQIFMLLLLMVTSKGIAGVPRASLVVIMATLTYFGLPETWIALVLGVDHLLDMGRSATNVVGNSVAAAVVAKWEGELDDPEPEAAATA from the coding sequence ATGAACAAGCGTTTCGCTTACCTGATCATCGCGTCCATGATCCTCGGGGTCCTGGTCGGCTGGGCCTGCAACCAGTACCTCGACGCCGCCCAGACCGCCGAGGCGGTCAAGTGGTTCAAGATGGGCACCGACCTGTTCCTGCGGCTGATCAAGATGATCATCGCCCCGCTGGTGCTGACCACCCTGGTGGCCGGCATCGCCCACATGGAGGACGCCGCGGCCGTGGGCCGGATCGGCGCCAAGACCATGGGCTGGTTCATCAGCGCCTCGGCCGTCTCGCTGCTGCTGGGCCTGGCCATGGTGCACCTGCTGCATCCGGGCGCGGGCCTGGTGCTGAACGAGGCGACCAACGTCGCCGCCAACGCCCCGGCCGCCTCGACCGAGACCTTCACCCTGCAGGGCTTCCTGATCCACCTGGTGCCGACCTCGATCTTCGACGCCCTGGCCAAGAACGAGATCCTGCAGATCGTGGTGTTCAGCGTGTTCGTCGGCACCGCCGTCGCCTCGCTCGACAACAAGGCCCCGCAGATCATGGAGCTGGCCGAGCAGGGCGCCCAGATCATGCTGAAGGTCACCGGCTTCGTGATGAAGCTGGCTCCGCTGGCGATCTTCTGCGCCCTGGCCTCGACCATCGCCGACCAGGGCATCTCGATGCTGGTGGTCTACGGCAAGTTCGTGGTCGGCTTCTACGCCACCATGGGCACGCTGTGGCTGCTGCTGTTCCTGGCCGCCTTCGCCGTGCTGGGCAAGCGGGCCATCCCGCTGTTCGGCGCGATCCGCGACCCGGCCCTGCTGGCCTTCTCGACCGCCTCGTCGGAAGCCGCCTATCCGCGCATCCTGGACGCCCTGCCGAAGCTCGGCATCCGTCGCCGCATCGTCTCGTTCGTCCTGCCGCTGGGCTATTCGTTCAATCTCGACGGCTCGATGCTGTACTGCACCTTCGCCACGATCTTCATCCTGCAGGCCCACGGCGTGCACCTGACGGTCCAGCAGCAGATCTTCATGCTGCTGCTGCTGATGGTCACCTCCAAGGGCATCGCCGGCGTGCCGCGCGCCTCGCTGGTGGTGATCATGGCGACCCTCACCTATTTCGGCCTGCCCGAGACCTGGATCGCCCTGGTGCTGGGCGTCGACCACCTGCTGGACATGGGCCGCAGCGCCACCAACGTGGTCGGCAATTCGGTGGCCGCCGCCGTGGTCGCCAAGTGGGAAGGCGAGCTGGACGATCCGGAGCCGGAAGCGGCCGCCACGGCTTAA
- a CDS encoding DUF6491 family protein, whose protein sequence is MNAKSMIRAGLLTTVLLAAAAPALAASGLADPAAKDAAPRPARSCFSLSDWDGWSAPDRNTLYMKVRHRDVYRVDLSHGTSQLTSPGVHLVSVVRGTDSICRPIDLDLRVSDGFGFAMPIMAKSITKLSKDEIAALPKKDRP, encoded by the coding sequence ATGAACGCCAAATCCATGATCCGGGCCGGCCTGCTGACGACCGTCCTGCTGGCCGCCGCCGCGCCCGCCCTTGCTGCTTCGGGGCTCGCCGATCCGGCCGCCAAGGACGCCGCGCCGCGTCCGGCCCGTTCGTGCTTCTCGCTGTCCGACTGGGACGGCTGGAGCGCCCCCGACCGCAACACCCTCTATATGAAGGTGCGCCACCGCGACGTCTATCGCGTGGACCTGTCGCACGGCACCAGCCAGCTGACCTCGCCGGGCGTGCACCTGGTGTCGGTCGTGCGCGGCACGGACTCGATCTGCCGCCCGATCGACCTGGACCTGCGGGTCTCCGACGGCTTCGGCTTCGCCATGCCGATCATGGCCAAGAGCATCACCAAGCTCTCGAAGGACGAGATCGCGGCGCTCCCGAAGAAGGACCGGCCGTAA
- a CDS encoding 2-dehydropantoate 2-reductase — protein MTSIAVIGPGAVGATVAAWLAQNADLDVTVCARTAFDRLEVETPGGPLTATPRVLTSPDQASPVDWAIVTTKTYDAAATGGWLARLVDPGTRVAVLQNGVEHVERFTPYVSAERITPAVVDIPAERSAPGRVRQRRDGTILVPDGEAGEALVALFAHTPIAVSTTSDFKTAAWKKLALNCAGAVNALTLKPAGVARREPIAEIMKALVGECVAVGRAQGATLPDDLPQTVVDGYRAGPADGVNSLHADRAAGRPMELDARNGVIVRLGARHGIATPVNAMVVALLEAAAE, from the coding sequence ATGACGTCGATTGCGGTGATCGGTCCCGGCGCGGTGGGCGCCACGGTGGCGGCCTGGCTGGCCCAGAACGCGGACCTGGACGTGACGGTCTGCGCCCGCACCGCCTTCGATCGGCTGGAGGTCGAGACGCCCGGCGGGCCGCTAACGGCGACGCCGCGCGTGCTGACCTCGCCGGACCAGGCCTCGCCTGTCGATTGGGCGATCGTCACCACCAAGACCTATGACGCGGCGGCCACGGGCGGCTGGCTGGCCCGGCTGGTGGATCCCGGCACCCGCGTGGCGGTGCTGCAGAACGGCGTCGAGCACGTCGAGCGCTTTACCCCGTACGTGTCCGCCGAGCGGATCACCCCGGCCGTGGTCGACATCCCCGCCGAGCGCAGCGCGCCGGGCCGGGTGCGCCAGCGGCGCGACGGCACGATCCTGGTTCCGGACGGGGAGGCGGGCGAGGCCCTCGTCGCCCTGTTCGCCCACACGCCGATCGCGGTCTCCACGACCAGCGACTTCAAGACCGCCGCCTGGAAGAAGCTGGCGCTGAACTGCGCGGGGGCGGTCAACGCCCTGACCCTGAAGCCCGCGGGCGTGGCGCGGCGCGAGCCGATCGCCGAGATCATGAAGGCCCTGGTCGGCGAGTGCGTGGCGGTGGGCCGGGCGCAGGGCGCGACGCTGCCCGACGACCTGCCCCAGACCGTGGTCGACGGCTATCGCGCCGGGCCGGCCGACGGGGTCAATTCCCTGCACGCCGACCGCGCCGCCGGCCGGCCGATGGAGCTGGACGCCCGCAACGGGGTGATCGTGCGGCTAGGGGCTCGGCACGGGATCGCCACGCCGGTCAACGCGATGGTGGTGGCGCTGCTAGAGGCGGCGGCGGAATAG
- a CDS encoding ribonucleotide-diphosphate reductase subunit beta, with product MSAKLTTLPGLLTPSGAYKPFRYPWAHEFWKKQQQVHWMPEEVPLGEDLKDWAVKLNDKERNLLTQIFRFFTQSDIEVADNYMERYGRVFKPTEVKMMLSSFANMETIHIAAYALLLETIGMPESEFGAFMEYQAMRDKHDFMQKFGVETNADIARTLAMFGGFTEGLQLFASFAMLMNFPRFNKMKGMGQIVSWSIRDESLHCEGIIKLYHAFNAETKCVTPEVAADIVECCKSVVIMEDAFIDLAFEAGEIQGMTPDDIKQYIRFIADWRLRQLHLPEVYGIKENPLPWLQSLLSGVEHANFFEARATEYSKAATTGQWHGAEGVWSSFDNMLQKRSENTLPAE from the coding sequence ATGTCCGCCAAGCTTACCACTCTGCCAGGCCTGTTGACCCCCTCCGGCGCCTACAAGCCCTTCCGCTATCCGTGGGCTCACGAGTTCTGGAAAAAGCAGCAGCAGGTCCACTGGATGCCCGAGGAAGTGCCCCTCGGCGAGGACCTCAAGGACTGGGCCGTCAAGCTCAATGACAAGGAACGGAACCTGCTGACGCAGATCTTCCGCTTCTTTACCCAGAGCGACATCGAGGTCGCCGACAACTACATGGAACGCTACGGCCGGGTGTTCAAACCCACCGAAGTGAAGATGATGCTGTCGTCGTTCGCCAATATGGAGACCATCCATATCGCGGCCTACGCGCTGCTGCTGGAAACCATCGGCATGCCGGAGAGCGAATTCGGCGCGTTCATGGAATACCAGGCCATGCGCGACAAGCACGACTTCATGCAGAAGTTCGGGGTCGAGACCAACGCCGACATCGCGCGGACGCTGGCCATGTTCGGCGGCTTCACCGAGGGCCTGCAGTTGTTCGCCTCGTTCGCGATGCTGATGAACTTCCCGCGCTTCAACAAGATGAAGGGCATGGGCCAGATCGTCTCGTGGTCGATCCGCGACGAGAGCCTGCACTGCGAAGGCATCATCAAGCTGTACCACGCGTTCAACGCCGAGACGAAGTGCGTCACCCCCGAGGTGGCCGCCGACATCGTCGAGTGCTGCAAGAGCGTGGTGATCATGGAGGACGCCTTCATCGACCTGGCCTTCGAGGCCGGCGAGATCCAGGGCATGACCCCCGACGACATCAAGCAGTACATCCGGTTCATCGCCGACTGGCGCCTGCGCCAGCTGCACCTGCCGGAAGTCTACGGCATCAAGGAAAACCCGCTGCCCTGGCTGCAGTCGCTGCTGTCGGGCGTGGAGCACGCCAACTTCTTCGAGGCCCGGGCCACGGAATATTCCAAGGCCGCCACCACGGGCCAATGGCACGGCGCGGAGGGCGTGTGGTCGAGCTTCGACAACATGCTGCAGAAGCGCTCCGAGAACACCCTGCCGGCTGAATAA
- a CDS encoding glutathione S-transferase family protein, with protein sequence MKPAYTIYGALGSGSVPIEAVLTLLGQPYSVVEAPTWEGAAQQAKVAGVNPLKQIPALITPDGETITESAAILIWLADRHPEARLAPSLDSPLRGQFLRWMVFVPAAIYSLFWVRDDPSRLAGPDAEAGARIKAATTDRIADCWGMMEAQIEPGRYLLGDALTVLDLYVAVVSRWGSRRKRFYEVAPKMSEVVRRVDADPRLAAFWEKRFPFVDGWESNGAAG encoded by the coding sequence ATGAAGCCAGCTTACACCATCTACGGCGCGCTTGGCTCGGGGTCCGTGCCCATCGAAGCTGTTTTGACCCTGCTGGGGCAGCCCTACAGCGTGGTCGAGGCGCCCACCTGGGAGGGCGCGGCCCAGCAGGCCAAGGTGGCCGGGGTCAATCCGCTCAAGCAGATCCCGGCCCTGATCACCCCCGACGGCGAGACGATCACCGAAAGCGCCGCCATCCTGATCTGGCTGGCCGACCGCCACCCGGAAGCGCGGCTGGCTCCCTCGCTCGATTCGCCCCTGCGCGGCCAGTTCCTGCGCTGGATGGTGTTCGTGCCGGCGGCGATCTACTCGCTGTTCTGGGTGCGGGACGACCCATCGCGCCTGGCGGGCCCGGACGCCGAGGCCGGCGCGCGGATCAAGGCGGCGACGACCGACCGGATCGCCGACTGCTGGGGGATGATGGAGGCGCAGATCGAGCCGGGGCGCTACCTGCTGGGCGACGCGCTGACGGTGCTGGACCTCTACGTCGCCGTGGTCAGTCGCTGGGGCTCGCGGCGCAAGCGGTTCTACGAGGTGGCGCCGAAGATGAGCGAGGTCGTGCGTAGGGTGGATGCGGATCCGCGGCTGGCGGCGTTCTGGGAGAAGCGGTTTCCGTTCGTGGACGGGTGGGAGAGCAACGGGGCGGCGGGGTAG
- a CDS encoding sulfite exporter TauE/SafE family protein, which yields MLTDPLFYAVAIPAVILLGLAKGGFAGIGVVAVPLMALVISPVLAASITLPILLVQDVVSVWSFRKTWNKGLLILMLPAAAVGIFLGWLLAARVSVAAVELSIGVISIAFSLQRLWAERAVKAAAAVEAGPARPWLGALCGAAAGFTSQVAHAGGPPFQIYVLPRRLPRDVFIGTSAIFFAVVNWMKVPAYIALGQFTPQVLTTAAVLLPLALASTWAGVWLVRRVPAEGFYKVIYALLIVVGAKLAWDGAHGLLG from the coding sequence ATGCTGACCGATCCCCTGTTCTACGCCGTCGCCATTCCCGCGGTGATCCTGCTGGGCCTGGCCAAGGGCGGGTTCGCCGGAATCGGGGTGGTGGCGGTGCCGTTGATGGCGCTGGTCATCTCGCCGGTGCTGGCCGCCTCGATCACCCTGCCGATCCTGCTGGTCCAGGACGTCGTCAGCGTCTGGTCGTTCCGCAAGACCTGGAACAAGGGCCTGCTGATCCTGATGCTGCCGGCCGCGGCGGTCGGGATCTTCCTGGGCTGGCTCTTGGCGGCGCGGGTGTCGGTGGCGGCGGTCGAGCTGTCGATCGGCGTGATCTCGATCGCGTTTTCGTTGCAGCGCCTGTGGGCCGAGCGGGCGGTCAAGGCGGCGGCCGCCGTCGAGGCCGGGCCGGCGCGGCCGTGGCTGGGCGCCCTGTGCGGCGCGGCGGCCGGCTTCACCAGCCAGGTGGCCCACGCCGGCGGCCCGCCGTTCCAGATCTATGTCCTGCCCCGCCGCCTGCCGCGCGACGTGTTCATCGGCACCAGCGCGATCTTCTTCGCGGTCGTCAACTGGATGAAGGTGCCGGCCTATATCGCCCTGGGCCAGTTCACGCCCCAGGTGCTGACCACGGCCGCCGTGCTGCTGCCCCTGGCCCTGGCCTCGACCTGGGCCGGGGTGTGGCTGGTGCGCCGCGTGCCGGCCGAGGGCTTCTACAAGGTCATCTACGCGCTGCTGATCGTGGTGGGCGCCAAGCTGGCCTGGGACGGGGCGCACGGCCTGCTGGGCTGA
- the trhA gene encoding PAQR family membrane homeostasis protein TrhA, which produces MTETSSIVATAAPAQVPAVIPTTHYPTAGAKCADLIVHLAGLACALLGGGILLGLAFGLGSLSQVAAISVYTVGLITMLSLSTAYNFAKARWRPLLRRFDHAGIFIMIAASYTPFTTQNLHGWWAIGMTTAVWTVASVGVAAKLFLPGLDKRFWVGLYLALGWLVLVAIKPMIDGMGWVALLLLAIGGVIYSTGTVFYLMKRLKFRRAIWHGHVIGGAGLHYAAVLVGVVLASSGHP; this is translated from the coding sequence ATGACAGAGACTTCCAGCATCGTCGCGACGGCCGCTCCCGCTCAGGTCCCGGCGGTTATTCCGACCACGCACTATCCCACCGCCGGCGCCAAGTGCGCCGACCTGATCGTGCATCTCGCCGGACTGGCCTGCGCCCTGCTGGGCGGCGGCATCCTGCTGGGCCTGGCCTTCGGCCTGGGGTCGCTGAGCCAGGTGGCGGCCATCAGCGTCTACACCGTGGGCCTGATCACCATGCTGTCGCTGTCGACCGCCTACAACTTCGCCAAGGCCCGCTGGCGGCCGCTGCTGCGCCGCTTCGACCACGCCGGCATCTTCATCATGATCGCCGCCTCCTACACCCCCTTCACCACCCAGAACCTGCACGGCTGGTGGGCGATCGGCATGACCACGGCCGTCTGGACCGTGGCCAGCGTCGGGGTGGCGGCCAAGCTGTTCCTGCCGGGCCTGGACAAGCGCTTCTGGGTCGGCCTGTACCTGGCCCTGGGCTGGCTGGTCCTGGTGGCCATCAAGCCGATGATCGACGGCATGGGCTGGGTCGCCCTGCTGCTTTTGGCGATCGGCGGCGTGATCTATTCGACGGGTACGGTGTTCTACCTGATGAAGCGGCTGAAGTTTCGGCGGGCGATCTGGCACGGGCACGTGATCGGGGGCGCCGGCCTGCACTACGCCGCCGTGCTGGTCGGGGTGGTCCTGGCCTCGAGCGGACACCCCTAG
- a CDS encoding patatin-like phospholipase family protein yields the protein MNTPPDSKKTVQNFFRDRAANAQRGKRLPAPLTQADAEVEALGFPGVRLSVDEADEALRNVADRLAPMRPLLGRDDFNILALSGGAAGGAFGAGALVGLTKAGTRPHFAIVTGVSTGALIAPLAFLGPEWDDRLTDAYVGGHASELLSLKRLGPTLGPSLFRGDSLDGLVTPFIDLEMIEAVAREHAKGRRLLIATTNLDSQKATIWDMGAIATQGGEDAVRLFRDVLVASATLPGLFPPKLIDVEAPDGEGGMARYQEMHADGGIAAPLFLMPDALLRWRELGQRLRRGRVYVIFNTVLDPSPRTTQPGVTSIMGRSFETMLRFSYRQALSVAAGFCARHNLPLWSASIPASFSDFNMMKFETVSMKQTFDDAEALAISGRLWSSASPTPEPLWRGLFKRQPTTRRQTVKDPILVPSTDLALPEGTTLDAVHPSDREDPIS from the coding sequence TTGAACACCCCCCCGGATTCCAAAAAGACCGTCCAGAACTTCTTCCGGGATCGCGCGGCCAACGCCCAGCGCGGCAAGCGCCTGCCCGCCCCCCTGACCCAGGCCGACGCCGAGGTCGAGGCCCTGGGCTTTCCCGGCGTGCGGCTCAGCGTCGACGAGGCCGACGAGGCCCTGCGCAACGTCGCCGACCGCCTGGCCCCGATGCGGCCGCTGCTGGGCCGCGACGACTTCAACATCCTGGCCCTGTCGGGCGGCGCGGCCGGCGGGGCCTTCGGGGCCGGCGCCCTGGTGGGCCTGACCAAGGCCGGGACCCGTCCCCACTTCGCCATCGTCACCGGCGTCTCGACCGGCGCCCTGATCGCCCCCCTGGCCTTCCTGGGCCCCGAATGGGACGACCGCCTGACCGACGCCTATGTCGGCGGCCACGCCTCCGAGCTGCTCAGCCTCAAGCGCCTGGGTCCGACCCTGGGTCCCAGCCTGTTCCGCGGCGATAGCCTGGACGGCCTGGTCACCCCGTTCATCGACCTGGAGATGATCGAGGCCGTCGCCCGCGAGCACGCCAAGGGCCGGCGGCTGCTGATCGCCACCACCAACCTGGACAGCCAGAAGGCCACGATCTGGGATATGGGGGCCATCGCCACCCAGGGCGGCGAGGACGCCGTGCGATTGTTCCGCGACGTGCTGGTGGCCTCGGCCACCCTGCCCGGCCTGTTCCCGCCCAAGCTGATCGACGTCGAGGCCCCCGACGGCGAAGGCGGCATGGCCCGCTATCAGGAAATGCACGCCGACGGCGGCATCGCCGCGCCGCTGTTCCTGATGCCCGACGCCCTGCTGCGCTGGCGCGAGCTGGGCCAGCGCCTGCGTCGCGGCCGGGTCTATGTGATCTTCAACACCGTGCTGGATCCCTCGCCGCGCACCACCCAGCCGGGGGTGACCTCGATCATGGGCCGCAGCTTCGAGACCATGCTGCGGTTCTCGTATCGCCAGGCGCTGAGCGTGGCCGCCGGCTTCTGCGCCCGCCACAACCTGCCGCTCTGGTCGGCCTCGATCCCGGCCAGCTTCTCCGACTTCAACATGATGAAGTTCGAGACGGTGTCGATGAAACAGACCTTCGACGACGCCGAGGCCCTGGCGATCAGCGGCCGGCTATGGTCCAGCGCCAGTCCCACGCCCGAGCCCCTGTGGCGCGGCCTGTTCAAGCGCCAGCCGACGACGCGTCGCCAGACGGTCAAGGATCCGATCCTGGTGCCGTCGACCGACCTGGCCTTGCCGGAAGGGACGACGCTGGACGCCGTCCATCCGTCCGACCGGGAAGACCCTATTTCTTGA
- a CDS encoding lipid A-modifier LpxR family protein, with the protein MRACTAFFAGVGLSVLAIATAQAQPTRSAPSSSPADKASVATRKAPPSFIVASQADPVDFSVRNVRPAEASVGFTEAPAARTERAEDPSFALSPAGAYGDAALLDSNRYYQGRGAVNYRSSAMVVGEGERAVDSVRVSVASVAPFGQTRPLALVRPDEDSFQDRDVDVTVTRGWPAAVSVGKGKYALDVTPHAGLGFGGAGGSAEAGATVRFGKKMGDQVVNSLGVRDGREFGQRGRWYVFAAASGQAVGLNMLRGGDGDWSRAGFTTDTSSKLVGDGQAGVAWRKGAMQASFGYVHRSIKAKDQIMGMATQKDEMVALSFSLRPHW; encoded by the coding sequence ATGCGTGCTTGCACGGCATTTTTCGCGGGAGTGGGTCTGAGCGTCCTGGCGATCGCCACGGCGCAGGCCCAGCCGACTCGATCGGCTCCGTCGTCCAGTCCCGCAGATAAGGCGTCCGTCGCCACCCGCAAGGCTCCGCCCAGCTTTATCGTCGCGTCGCAGGCCGATCCCGTCGATTTCAGCGTTCGCAACGTGCGCCCCGCCGAGGCTTCCGTCGGCTTCACCGAGGCGCCCGCCGCCAGGACCGAACGCGCCGAGGATCCCAGCTTCGCCCTCTCGCCCGCCGGCGCCTATGGCGACGCGGCCCTGCTGGACAGCAATCGCTATTACCAGGGCCGCGGCGCGGTCAATTACCGGTCCAGCGCGATGGTGGTCGGCGAGGGCGAGCGCGCCGTCGACTCGGTTCGCGTCTCGGTGGCCAGCGTCGCCCCGTTCGGCCAGACCCGACCCCTGGCCCTGGTCCGGCCCGACGAGGACAGCTTCCAAGATCGCGACGTCGACGTCACCGTCACCCGCGGCTGGCCGGCCGCCGTCTCGGTGGGCAAGGGCAAGTACGCCCTGGACGTCACCCCGCACGCCGGCCTGGGCTTCGGCGGGGCCGGCGGTTCGGCGGAGGCGGGCGCCACGGTGCGCTTCGGCAAGAAGATGGGCGACCAGGTCGTCAACTCGCTGGGCGTCCGTGACGGCCGCGAGTTTGGTCAGCGCGGACGCTGGTACGTGTTCGCGGCCGCCAGCGGCCAGGCCGTGGGCCTGAACATGCTGCGCGGCGGCGACGGCGACTGGAGCCGCGCCGGCTTCACCACCGACACCAGCAGCAAGCTGGTGGGCGACGGTCAGGCCGGGGTGGCGTGGCGCAAGGGGGCCATGCAGGCCTCGTTCGGCTATGTGCACCGCTCGATCAAGGCCAAGGACCAGATCATGGGCATGGCCACCCAGAAGGACGAAATGGTCGCTCTTTCGTTCAGTTTGCGGCCTCACTGGTAG